The sequence GGAGGACATACTGAATTAGCAAACAGTGAACGTTCAAATGCAATATCAATAGAATTCCCTTTTCAAGCAAACGTTACATATGAAATTACTTTAAGTACTCGACTAACCGATTATATTAAGGTCATCAAAAGTCCCAGTGGGCTAGGCAATACTCCAATTGCTGACCAATATGATATAGATAAAAGTGAAGCTTTTCCTACAATTGACTTACAGTTAGTAGAAACCCCAGTAATACCAGGCAATGATCCTTGTTCAAATACACCTGTAGTACCATCACAATTTTTAGCACCACCAAATTACACTAGAAAACAAAAAGCTGAGAAATCCACAGAATGGGCACATGAAGAGAAAACTTTTACATTTTATTTTTCTACAAAAGAAAATAAGCAGGCAATGTTAATTAAATTTTTACCTGAGATTAGCAATGGAAGGAACCCTTCATATGTTCCTGAAAGTTATTTTTGGTTAGATATTCGGAATATTAAAATAGTACAAAAGCCTTTTGATGCTTCATATTATATAGCCCCACCTCCACCAATAAATAATAATCCTTGTCCTGGATTTAGGCGTTGTCCATAAAAAATAAAGCTCCAGGATTAATTCTGGAGCTTTTTTGTAATTATAAAAAACTGAAAAGATATACTAATTATTTGGTAGCCTTAATGTTGATTACCTTAGAATCATCAAGATTATAATACTTAATAACGCTATTATAGTCTTCATAATTTACACTTGCATTTTTATTTGCACTTGCGGGAACCAATACAATTCTAAATTTTTGATTATTTAAATATTGATTTGCTTCACTAGCGCTCAATGTCGTCAAATCAAAATTTTCATCATCAATTCTAATTTGTACATTCTGACTATCAAAAACAAAGTTATATTGAAATTCTCTGTTGCCTGATAAATACATCATTTTAGGAATCAATTGCCAAGAATCTCCTAAATATCTGTATACCAAAACTACATCTGTAGATTCAATATTAATACCCTGGGTAAATGCATAAGAATTTGCATTAGTAAAATTCCCTGTAACATCTCTCATCTGAGAATAAGTATCCCCATCTCCTACTACATTATCATTATCATCACAGCTGAATATAAATAAGCTTACGAAAGCTAATAATAAAATTGGAAGAAATTTTTTCATTTTATAAAAGTTTAGTTATTATTTATAAAGCGTATTCAAATCATATACCAAAAATTTCAAAAACTTTGTTTTCATCGTTTTTTTAATTGTATTTTTGTTCTTATTCAAAAATTATGAAGAAACTGGTTTATACTTCGCTCTTTATTTTCTTATTTCTAAGCTCTAAAATTACAGCTCAATATCAGCCTAAAAACATGTCTAAAGAAGATTTAAAAAAGGCTCATCAATGGGTTGATAAAACATATAAAACCCTTTCACAAGATGAAAAACTGGGACAGCTCTTTATTGTTGCCCTTTACACAAACAAAGGTGAAAACGAAATCAACAATGTAAGGAATATAGTTCTTAATGATAAAATCGGAGGTTTGATCCTGATGCAGGATGATGCGGCAAGAGAAATTACTTTGGTAAATGAATTTCAGCAAAAATCAAAAATCCCTTTAATGATCGGAATGGATGCAGAATGGGGATTATTCCAAAGAATTGCGACGGCTCATAAATTTCCTTGGGCAATGACCTTGGGAGCCATTCAGGATAAAAAATTAATCGAGCAGATGTCTGCCAAAATCGCGGAAGACTGTCACAGAATGGGTATCAATTGGGATTTTGCACCGGTTGTTGACGTCAATACCAACCCAAACAATCCAATCATTGGAAACAGAAGCTTTGGTTCTGAAGTGAATAATGTTATCAGTTCCGCACTAGCCTATTCAAACGGTCTTCAGGATAATAATATACTTGCAGCGATCAAACATTTCCCGGGACACGGCGATACGAGTACCGATTCTCACCTTGATCTGCCTGTTGTTTCCCATAACTCGGAAAGATTGAATAATATAGAATTAGCACCATTCAAAGCATTGATGAATAAAGGAATCGGTGGAGTGATGGTTGCGCATTTATATGTCCCTGCTTTGGAATCTGGAAAAGGAATTCCCGCTTCGGTTTCTAAGAATATTATTACAGGTTTATTGAAAGATAAATTAGGCTATAAAGGTTTAATCATCACAGATGCCCTAAATATGGGTGCTGTAGCCAACAAATACAAACCGGGAGAGCTCGACGCGATGGCTTTCAAGGCTGGAAATGATATCATGCTATTTTCTCAGGGTGTTGCAAACGGTAAAAAATTAATTCAAAAAGCTATTGATAACGGAGAAATTCCCCAATCAAGAGTGGAGGAAAGTGTGAAAAAGATTCTTCTGACAAAATATTTCCTTGGGTTATATCAATACACTCCGAAAAATCCTGAAAATATAAATACAGATTTAAATAATGATTCTCATAAAGTTTTAGTTCAAAATTTATATTCAAACGCATTGACTTTATTAAAAGACGAGAAAAAATTACTTCCATTAACGGGAAAACAAGTCTATTATGTTCCTTTGGAAGAAGCACCGTATCAAACTTTTGCTAATCAATTAGGATCAAATGTCATCATTAAAAAAGCTGATGAAATTAATACAATTCCAGCCAATTCTACTGTGATTGTAGGTTTTCACAAAGACAATTCAACAGCTTACAAACCCTATAAAATTTCAGCGGAATCTAAAAAAGTGTTAGCCGATTTAACGAATAATCAAAATGTTATCCTTAATGTTTTCGGAAGTGCTTACGCATTGAAGGACATTGATATTTCAAAAGTCTCAACGGTTCTTGTTTCCTATGAAAACAATGACGATTCGATGACGGCAACAGCCAACGCTTTAAACGGAAAAACAAAAATCTGGGGCAGACTTCCTGTCCTGGTCAATGATAAATTAAAAGCAGGAATGGGAATGGATTTCAACCCACAAACTGCTTCTACAGGTGTGAATTCAACAATATTTACAACATCAAAACAACAATAAACTAATGAAAATAGGCATACTTTGCTATCCAACATACGGAGGAAGCGGAATCGTAGCAACAGAACTGGGAATGTCCCTCGCCAACAAAGGCTATGAGGTTCATTTCATCAGCTCGGCTCTTCCGGCTAGGTTAGATATCACCAATCCGAATATTTTCTTTCACAGGGTGAATGTTCAGACGTATCCGCTGTTCCAGTACCAACCTTATGACATTG is a genomic window of Chryseobacterium wanjuense containing:
- a CDS encoding glycoside hydrolase family 3 protein, whose protein sequence is MKKLVYTSLFIFLFLSSKITAQYQPKNMSKEDLKKAHQWVDKTYKTLSQDEKLGQLFIVALYTNKGENEINNVRNIVLNDKIGGLILMQDDAAREITLVNEFQQKSKIPLMIGMDAEWGLFQRIATAHKFPWAMTLGAIQDKKLIEQMSAKIAEDCHRMGINWDFAPVVDVNTNPNNPIIGNRSFGSEVNNVISSALAYSNGLQDNNILAAIKHFPGHGDTSTDSHLDLPVVSHNSERLNNIELAPFKALMNKGIGGVMVAHLYVPALESGKGIPASVSKNIITGLLKDKLGYKGLIITDALNMGAVANKYKPGELDAMAFKAGNDIMLFSQGVANGKKLIQKAIDNGEIPQSRVEESVKKILLTKYFLGLYQYTPKNPENINTDLNNDSHKVLVQNLYSNALTLLKDEKKLLPLTGKQVYYVPLEEAPYQTFANQLGSNVIIKKADEINTIPANSTVIVGFHKDNSTAYKPYKISAESKKVLADLTNNQNVILNVFGSAYALKDIDISKVSTVLVSYENNDDSMTATANALNGKTKIWGRLPVLVNDKLKAGMGMDFNPQTASTGVNSTIFTTSKQQ